CGCGCCGACAATTCCGCACATGGCGTCATCCTCTCCAGATTGTTTTTGAATCGCTCGAAAATGCCTGCCGCTCGCCACCAGGGCGCGCGCTCAGGCACATGACAGAGCAGTCTTTAGTGTTCAAGCTTTCTTTTTTGTCGGCCGTACGTAACCGCTCTTACTGACCTGAGTTTTTTCGTTCAGCACGAGCTGGTCTTCCGCGACATCCTTCCAAACGGTCGTCCCGGCCGCGATGGACGCACCACGCCCCACGCGTACCGGCGCAACCAGTTGGGTATCGGAGCCGATGAACACGTCGTCCTCGATCACCGTGCGGAATTTGTTCGCGCCATCGTAATTACACGTGATCGTCCCCGCGCCGATATTGACTCGCGCCCCAATATCCGAGTCGCCGATATAACTCAAATGGTTCGCCTTCGACCCACGCCCGAACACCGCGTTTTTCACTTCGACGAAGTTGCCAACGTGCGCTTCATCGCCGAGCACCGCGCCGGGCCGCAAGCGCGCATACGGTCCCAACACGACGTTCGCGCCGGTCGTGCCGCCTTCAATGTGCGTGAACGCATCAATACGCGTGCCTGCGCCAATCGATGCATTGCGAATCACGCAATTCGGGCCGACGCTCACGTTATCCGCCAGCGTCACATCACCTTCGAAGACGCAATTCACGTCGATAGACACATCGCGTCCGCAGGTCAGCGTGCCGCGTACATCAATGCGCGCGGGGTCCAGCAGCGTGACGCCGGCAACCAGCAGCGCCTCGGCAACATTGCCCTGATGAATCCGCTCGAGTTCGGCGAGTTGCTGCTTGCTGTTCACGCCGAGCGTTTCCCACTCTTCGTCCGGTTGCGACGTGACGACTTCAATGCCGGCTTCGAGCGCGCGCTCGACGACATCGGTGAGATAAAACTCGCCCTGCACGTTGTCGTTTTTAAGCGATGCCAGCCATTCGCCCAACTGCGCGGTCGGTGTAATGACAATGCCGGTATTGATCTCGGCAATCTTGAGCTGGTCGGCGTTTGCATCTTTCTGCTCGACAATCCGCAGCACCGCGCCGGTCGGATCACGCACGATGCGTCCGTACCCGGTCGGATCGTCCAGTGTGACCGTCAGAACACCGTAGCGGCCGTCTGACGCGGCATCGGCCAGGCGTTGCAGCGTGCTGACGCGAGTGAGCGGCACGTCGCCGTAAAGAATGAGCGTAGGCACGGAAAGGTCAAGCAGCGACAGCGCTTGCTGAACCGCGTGGCCGGTGCCCAGTTGCTGATCCTGCACGGCGAACTGGACGTCGGGCGCGCCGACTGCCTTCTGAACCTGTTCCGCCCCATGTCCGATCACGACGACAAGCCGTGTGGGCTTGAGCGCACGCGCAACGTCGAGCACATGGGAGAGGAGCGGCCGGCCAGCCAGGGGATGAAGGACTTTCGGCAAGGCGGAACGCATGCGCTTGCCCGTGCCTGCCGCCAAAATCACAATGTTCATGGCGTCAGCTTCGTCAAAGTGTTGGGAGCCGCCAATATAGCACGCGCCGATGGACGGCAAAACCCGGCGAGGCCTTGCTGAGCAACGATTCGGCGGGCTTGCAACACACTGTTTCGATCTCGCGATAGCGACGCAAGATGCGCAAAACGCCTACGACTGCGGAACTCCGGCCGCAACCAGGCGCGCGGCCCCGTTGTTGCGAGGCACATGAAATGAGTGTTTGAACGACAAGCCGGCGCCGCCCGGTTCCTTTGCGGGATCACTCTCGTCGCCGACGGTTTGCATGAACACCCAACCGGTCGAATACGATAGCCATACCCGCCGGTTCCTCATAAAGTCCGTGCCAAGCAGCATGCCCGCGTCCTGGAAGCTTGTGTTCACCACTGTCAGCGGCGCGTTCGGATAGTTCACCATGCCGATGGTCATCGAAAACTTGTGCCGGTAAGTACCGATCCGCATGCCGCCAAAACCTGAACCGGACGATTGAGGATCGTGTGCCAGCGCGACAGAATCCACGCCGGCCAAGTCCGCGGCCGCTGTTGTCACGAGCGAAAGATCCGTGCCGGTATCCACATAGGCTCGCAGCGGATGCCCATTGAGCGCCACATTCAGGATAAATCGATTGCCGCGGGTTTTATCGGCGGAGTACGCCTGATAGTCACCTTGCCACGGCGCGAAACGGCCAATGCAGCCGGATGCGGTGTATAGCGACAGGGTGCGGCCGGGAAAGTCGAACTCCACGTCATAGCGGCTCAGAACATTCGCACCGAGAATGCCGACCGGCGAAGACGCTTGCGCCTCCGGTGCCACTGCGCCGCTCGAGACAGCGAGCACCCGCAGATCGATCCATTCCGACGATCCGAGTTTCAGCGACGGGATAATCCGGGGGTATTCATACCCGACACTGCCACCAACACCCTTCGTCTCAGACGCGTGGTCCGAGTCCTCCGCAAGATGCAAGCTGTCTGCAATGCCCGGCTCAAGTGACGTACGCTCGGCCCCCGAATCGACCATCATCGGGTACGAATGTCCGTCGATATCGACGGGCACCGTGTAGTGACTCAATACCTTTGTCATCGGAAGCGTCGCCTCGAGCTTGAGCTGGCACGCGCTGCTCGCCTGCGCAGATTGTGCGGGTTGTGTGGCTTGAGCGCCCACAGGCAGGACTTGATCGGGGTCATCTTCCGTGGATTGCCGATGCCAGGGTGTCGGCTGACCAGGATAAAGCGCCGACGAAGGTGTCGGGTCCCCGGGAAACGTCGGCAAAGGGAGTTCTGCCGACGGCGGCCTGCGAAACCTGGATTGGAGCGGCGCATATACGCGGACTACACCCCCCGGCAAATACATTGGAACAGGCGTCAACTGAGCCACGCTGTCAGTTGAGAACAACACCGCGCCGAAGAAAAGCGCACCGAGCGCAGTAAATACGAGCTTTTTGCTCTCGTTGAGGACATCAGCTTTCGGCATGCATGCTCTTTTTATCGGCGAAATGCCGTGGAGCTGGTCAAGCTAACACTACGTCTATCTCATTAAGAAGGATTGCAAACTAATTTCACAAATCATCGACAATTGTCTTATGCGATTTGAGCAATGCCGAAAGCCATTTGCCGGCGTAATGTCAGGCTTCCGAAAAAACAAGCGCGCTCAACTGGCGCGCTTGCTTGCGATCAACCCCACAATCTCAAATATCGTCGAACTGAACAATCGAAATGGTCTGCGACGGTGCTTCGGTCGAACACGGGTCTTCATCGAACGCGATGTCCCCAGCCGGGTCCGCCACACCCGTCGTGCGCAATCCGGCGAACGGAAACAGCCCGTGATCCATCAGATGCGACGGCACCACATGCCCCAGCGCGTTGAACATATTCTCCACGCGCCCCGGGAAACGCTTTTCCCAATCGCGGATCAGCGCCTTCATTTCCGCGCGCTTCAGGTTCGGCTGGCTGCCGCACAAATTGCACGGAATGATCGGGAACTCGCGCAACTCCGCGAATTTCTCCAGATCCCGTTCCTTCACATACGCCAACGGGCGAATCACGATGTTCTTGCCATCATCGGATTGCAGTTTCGGTGGCATGCCCTTCAGCTTGCCGCCGTAGAACATATTCAGCAGCAACGTCTGCAAAATGTCGTCGCGATGATGCCCAAGCGCGATTTTCGTCGCCCCAAGCTCACCCGCCACGCGATACAAGATCCCGCGCCGCAGTCTCGAACACAGCGAACACGTTGTCTTGCCTTCCGGCACCAGCCGCTTGACGATGCTGTACGTATCCTGATTTTCGATATGAAACGGAATATCCAGCTTGCTCAAATACTCGGGCAGCACATGCTCCGGAAACCCCGGCTGCTTCTGGTCGAGATTCACCGCCACGATGTCGAAGTTGATCGGCGCGCGTTCGCGCAGCCGCATCAGGAGTTCGAGCATGGCGTACGAATCCTTGCCGCCGGACAGGCAGACCATGACCTTGTCGCCGTCTTCGATCATGTTGTAGTCGGTGACGGCCTCGCCCACCTGGCGCGCCAGCCGCTTGAACAACTTGTTGTTCTCGTAGGCTTGCTTCTGCTCGCGGCGCGTCATCGGTTCGCGCATTGTCGGGACGGATACCGTCTCCTGAACCACTAGCGCTTCCGTTTCCGTTAGCGAACTCATGCTGTCACCTCTTTGATGCGAAAGACTTCGACGCCCACGGCATCGCAGTCGGGATAAACGTCCGGCTTTTCCGTCGATACCACCACCGCGCGCACATTCGGATGTTCGAGCAGCGCGGCAGCGACGTCATCGCAGAGCGTTTCCTGCAGGTGGATATGCCCTTTGCCTACGCGCTTGGCGATGGTCGAGCGCATGAAGTCGTAATCGACGACTTCGCGCAGCTTGTCCTCTGTCGGCGTCGATAACGCCAGCGGCACGAACAATTCCACGTTGATCACCACGCGCTGCTCGCCCTGCTTTTCGAAATCGTGCACGCCAATGTTGATGCGCACTTCGTAATTGCGCAGAAAAAGCCGCCGGCAATCGGCCAGCCGGGGATGCGAAAGTGCGGCAAGCATGGTGATGTCCTGGTGATTCAGATTAACTTACTAAGATTGACAACTAAACGCCGCCGCCTGGAGCGCGGCCGGTGGTCAAAAACATGATGTCGCGCGGCGACGGCACAAGGTGCTGCCCGCCGTCCACTACCAGCGTCGTGCCCGTCACGCCCGCCGCGTCGGCGAGATAACAAGCGGCGGCAACCACATCCTCCACCCGCGAAGCCCGGCCCAACGGTGTGACCTTGTGCGCGGCCTCGAATTCGCTGGCTGTCTGACCCGCGGATTGCAGCGTGAGGCCCGGCGCCAGCCCGACTACGCGCAACTTCGGCGCAAGCGCCTGAGCCAGCGCGACGGTTGCGTTTTCCAGCGCCGCCTTGGTCAGCGTGTACGACAAATAATCGGGATTCATGTTGTACAGCTTCTGGTCGAGCACATTGATGACGCAGCCGCGCTGGGTTTCATCATCGACGGCGGCATCGGGCGTGGCGTCGTACAGCGCACGCGCCAACGCCAATGGCGCACCAACGTTGATCGCCATCATCTCGAGCAGGCGCGGGTAGCTGAAGTCGCGCGCCGTATCTTCGACAAAACTCGACGCGTTGTTCACCACGCAATGCAGACCACCGAACGCGTCGATACACGCCGGCACCAGCCGCACCACGTCGCTTTCCACGCCGAGATCCGCGTGCAGCGCGACGGCCCGGCGGCCAAGGGCGCGTATCGATTGGACGACTTCCTGCGCCTCGCCCTCGGAACCGCCAAAATGCACGGCAACGTCCCAGCCGCGCGCGGCGAAACCGAGCGCCAGCCCACGGCCGATGCGCTTAGCCGCGCCGGTGATCAGCACCACGCGGGCTTTCGGCGTGGAAGAATCTGGAGAAGTGGACGAAGAAACGCTCATTTACAATGCCGGAATGAATCCAAAAGCTCACGAATCCGACAGTTTACCTGCTCCCGGCCCCGACGCGCTCGCGCAGTCCGAGTTGCTAACAGAACGCATTCGCGCGGAAATCGCGTTGGCGGGCGGCTGGCTGCCGTTCAGCCGGTATATGGAACTGGCCCTTTATGCGCCCGGCCTCGGCTATTACAGCGGAGGTTCGATGAAATTCGGCAAGCGCGGCGACGATGGCAGTGACTTTGTCACCGCGCCGGAAATGTCGCCGCTGTTCTCGGCCACGCTGGCACGGCCAGTCGCTCAAGCCTTACGCGACAGCGGTACGCGCAATTTGATGGAATTTGGCGCGGGCACGGGGAAACTCGCCGCCGGCTTGCTGAACGCGCTTCAAGCGCTGGATGTTCCCTTCGATAGCTACGCGATCGTGGATCTGTCAGGTGAATTGCAGCAACGCCAGCGGGCGACGATTAAAGCCGATGCGCCAGAACTGGCATCGAAGGTGAATTGGCTTAGCGCGTTGCCAGAGCATTTTGAAGGCGTGGTGATCGGCAACGAAGTGCTCGACGCCATGCCCGTGCGCCTGGTCGTGCGCAAACTGGGCGTGTGGCATGAGCGCGGCGTGTCGTGGACGAACAACCGTTTCACGTTCGACGACAAACCCTTACTAGCCGCGCTGGACGACCCGCTGCTGGCCGAAATAGATGCGACCATCGATGAAGTCAACGACGAGCCGTTCGCGGAATACCTGAGCGAAACGCACGAAGCCGCGCTGGCTTTCACGCGCACCATTTGCACGATGCTTACGCGCGGCGCGGCGTTTTTCATCGATTACGGCTTTCCGCGGCGCGAGTTTTATCACGCTCAGCGCGCGCAAGGCACGCTTATGTGCCATTACCGGCATCGGGCGCACGGCGATCCGTTCTTGTATCCTGGGCTGCAGGACATCACGGCGCACGTGGAGTTTTCGGGAATCGCGGAAGCGGGTACGGAAGCGGGCGCCGATCTGCTCGGCTTTACGTCGCAGGCGCGTTTTCTGATGAACGCCGGCATTACCGATGCGCTTGAGGACCTCGATCCCAGTGATGTCCGGCGCTTTCTGCCCGCGGCCAATGCGGTTCAGAAGTTGTTATCGGAGGCGGAAATGGGCGAGTTGTTCAAGGTGATTGCGTTCTCGCGCGGCATTGACGACACGCTGGCCGCGTTCTCGTCCGGCGACCGCTCACATACTTTATGAAATCATGATCCGCTGGGTACTCACCACGTTCATTGCGTTGTCGATTCTCTCGGGGTGTTTGCCGTGGATGAAAAAACTCGGCATCGGCAGATTACCCGGCGATTTCACGCTGCGACTTTTCGGACGGGAATATCCGTTCCCGTTCATGTCGACCATTTTGCTGTCGCTCGTGCTGTCGTTGCTGGCGCGGGCGCTTTGATTTAATGCACCGCGTTTAAAGCACCGCATCCACGGCCGCCACGCGCGCTGCGTGAACCGCGTCCTTGATCTTCCCCGGCTCGTTCGCGTACTGCTGCGCGACCGCGCCGGCATCGACTGAACGCGCTGCCACCAACGCTTCGCGCAAGCGCTCGGCCTGCGGATACGGTTGCTGGCTCAAACCGAGCCGGCCGCGGGCATCGGAGACACAGGCTTGCAGCGCTTCAGCAAACCGCGCGGGCTTGCGCAGCGCGTCGCAACGCTCAAACAAACGCACCAGCGCCGCCGCCCCAAACTCCATCACCCGATGAATATTGCCGTGCTCCCGCGCCACCAGCAGCGCGAGATCGCGACACTCGTTCGGCACGCGCAAGCGCTCGCACAACGGCTTCAGCAGATCGACGCTACGCCCTTCATGGCCGATGTGACGCGGCAAGATGTCGTCCGGCGTGGTCGCCTTGCCGAGATCATGGGTCAGCGCGGCGAAGCGAACTGGCAGCGCATAACCGTGCGCCGCAGCGTAGTCCACGACCATCATCACGTGCACGCCGGTATCGACTTCCGGGTGATAGTCAGCGCGTTGCGGCACGCCCCATAGTGAATCCACCTCCGGCAGAATCCGCACGAGCGCGCCGCATTCGCGCAGCACGTCGAACATCCGCGACGGTGTCTTCTCCATCAAGCCACGCGACACTTCCTGCCACACGCGCTCGGGCACGAGCGCATCGACTTCGCCATCCGCGACCATGCGTTTCATCAGCGCGAGCGTTTCGTCGGCGATGGTGAAATCCGCAAAGCGCGCCGCAAACCGCGCAATGCGCAGAATCCGCACCGGATCTTCGATAAACGCGTCACCCACATGCCGGAACACATGCGCTTGCACGTCGGCGCGGCCATTGAACGGATCGATCACCGGCCCGGTCAGCTCGCCGTCCGGCCGCACTTCACGCGCCATTGCGTTGACGGTCAGGTCGCGGCGCGCGAGATCTTCTTCGAGCGTGACGTCGGGTGCGTAGAAAAACTGAAAGCCGTGATATCCCGCCGATGTCTTCCGCTCGGTCCGCGCGAGCGCATATTCCTCATGCGTTTGCGGATGCAAGAACACGGGGAAATCCTTGCCGACCGGCTTGAAACCCTGCGCCGTCATCTGCTCGGGCGTCGCACCGACCACGACGTAATCACGGTCCTGAACCGGCAGGCCGAGCATGTCATCGCGGATCGCGCCGCCCACGGCATAAATGTTCATCGCTCGTTCCGTGCGCCTTCAATCCACTCCGCCACCTCCGGCAGTGCCGTGATGCGGGCGGCGTAAGCGAGCGCCGTTTCGCTCAGCTTGGGCGCGTAGGAATTGAAGCGCATGACGACCGGCGCGAACATGGCGTCGGCAATGCCGAACTCCTTGCCGAACAGGAACGGACCACCGTGCGCCTTGAGGCAATCGCGCCAGATCAGGTCGATCCGTTTCACGTTCGCGAGCGCGCCCGCCGAGAGTTCCACACCGAAATCCTGGCGCTGGATATTCATCGACATCTGTTCGCGCAGATCAGCAAAACCCGCATGCATTTCCGCGCTGATGCTGCGTGCGTGCGCCCGCGCGCTTGCATCGCGCGGCCACATGGCGTGCTGCGGGAAGAGCTCGGCCAAGGTCTCCATGATCGCGGCCGATTCCCACACGGCGTCGCCGGCATCGGTCACGAGGCAAGGCACTTTCCCCGATGGCGAATGCGCGAGGATATTCGCGCTGGAATCCGGCCGCGCGAGGCGGATCATGATCTCCTCGAAAGGAATGCCAAAGTGCTTGAGCACGAGCCACGGCCGCATGGACCACGACGACACATTCTTGTCACCAATAACGAGTTTCATCGCAAATATTTTTGGTTAAGGCACTGCTTAAGGAACACAACATTCAACGCCCGGCCGACGCGCGAAACGTATTGAAGCGCGAACGCGACGACGAACCCGTGAGGTACATGGGCGCAATGGCTTCAATACTCGCCGGTTCAATGCCGAGTTCCGGCGCCATTGGCCCGCTTGCTATGTTGGGCGTTTTCATCGAATCGAGATTATCGCGCGACATCATGGGTTCACCGGGCGCGAGTTCTAGCGACATCGCCTGGAGACGGCCGAGGCTGTCGGGCAAACGGATAATCCTCGCGTTTTTGCCGATTGCCGCGCCGCTGAACCGGACCAGTTCTTCGAGTGTGTACACCGTCGGCCCGGCAAGCTCGTATACACGGCCGGCGGCGGCATCGAGATCGAGCACGTTGGCGAACGCCTTGGCTACATCGCCTACAAAAATCGGCTGGAACTTTGCCTGCGAACACGCCAGAGGAATCACCGGAAAAATCCGCTCGAGAAACGCGAACTGGTTCAGGAAATTGTCTTCGGGACCGAACACCACGGAGGGACGAAAAATCGTGGTCGCCAGATTCGATTCGCGCACCGCCTTTTCGCCGTCGCCCTTCGAACGCAGATACATGCTCGGCCCTTTCGGATCCGCGCCTAGCGCGCTCATGTGGATCAAGCGCCGCACACCTTTCCCCTGACACGCGGCCACAATCTTGTTGGGCAGCTCAACGTGCGCCTTGGCGAATTGTGGACCGTAAGGATCGCCGCGCTTGCCTTGCAGAATGCCGACCAGGTTGATGACTGCGTCGGCTTGGGAGACGAAGGCAGCAAGCTGGACGGGATCGTAGACATTGGTTTCGATCACATCCACAGGCAGCAGCGTCAGATGCGCCGCATTCTCGCGACGCCGCGTGGCAATGCGCACGTTCTTGCCAAGCTCGACAAGCGCATTCACCAGATGACTGCCGATAAACCCTGATCCGCCGATCAACGCAATGGTTTGATGTCGCATGTTCGCCTCTGTAAGTGGCGGTCCGCGAAAGCGTCAGGGCGGCAGCGCCGCGCGTGACTTTCGACTAACCGCATATACCGGAAAGCGAAACGCGCGGCGCCTCTTGTTGCAGGCCGCTTACGGCGCGATATAACCGAGCCGCGCTTTCAGCGATTGCGGACGGCCTTCGAACAACGCCGCGTAGTACACGGTGTTCGAGAGCACGTTCTTGACGTAATCGCGGGTTTCGTTGAACGGAATGGTTTCAGCAAAAATTGCGCCCTCCACCGGCGCGCTAAGCGTGGAACGCCACTGCGTCGGGCGTCCCGGGCCCGCGTTGTAGCCGGCGGTAGCGAGGACGGCGGAATCGTCGAACTGGTTATAGACCATGGCCAGATAATTCGTGCCGAGCAAGATGTTCGTGTCGAGGTCATTCATCTGTTCACGCGATATGGGTCCCATGCCGATTTTCTTCGCCACGAGCTGCGCGGTGCCGGGCATCAACTGCATCAAGCCACCTGCGCCCACTTCCGACTTCGCATTGATGATGAAACGCGATTCCTGACGAATCAAGCCATACGCCCATTCGACATCGAGTCCGGTGTTCTTCGACTCACGCTCGACCACATCACGATACGGCGCCAGATACCGCAGCGAGAAATCGTGTTCGGTCTTGGTTTTGTCCGCCGTGTTCACCGCGCGATCGAACAATTCGATGCTCTTTGCGTACTGCGCGGCCGCGATCAATTGCCGATCCGTCATGGTGCGCAGCGGCCAGTTCCATTCGCGGTTGCCTTCTAGCCGGAGGTTCATGGCGTAGAACTTCTGCGACAGCGCAAAACCCGGTACGGCTGAAGCCTGCGCAATTTCGGCGGCGGTGACTTCCGTGCGCGGCGGCACGGTGATCTTCTGGCCGAGTTCTTCAGACGCCAACTGACCGTAGAAGTTGAACTGATCCGCGATGCTCGTGAATTCCTGGTTGGCGGTAGCGGTGTCACCTGCTTGCTTCAGTGAGCGCGCGTGCCAGTAGATCCACGCGGGCTGATTGCGCAGCGTGGGCGGCATTTGTTCGATCGACCACCGCACCATGGTCCAGTCGCCGGCGAGCAATGCGCTGCGCGTGCGCCATTCATAGGCAGGATTCGACAACTGCGCATTCACCGAAAGCCGGTACCAGTCGACCGCGCTCGGCATGCGCTTCGCTGCGG
This window of the Caballeronia sp. SBC1 genome carries:
- the glmU gene encoding bifunctional UDP-N-acetylglucosamine diphosphorylase/glucosamine-1-phosphate N-acetyltransferase GlmU; its protein translation is MNIVILAAGTGKRMRSALPKVLHPLAGRPLLSHVLDVARALKPTRLVVVIGHGAEQVQKAVGAPDVQFAVQDQQLGTGHAVQQALSLLDLSVPTLILYGDVPLTRVSTLQRLADAASDGRYGVLTVTLDDPTGYGRIVRDPTGAVLRIVEQKDANADQLKIAEINTGIVITPTAQLGEWLASLKNDNVQGEFYLTDVVERALEAGIEVVTSQPDEEWETLGVNSKQQLAELERIHQGNVAEALLVAGVTLLDPARIDVRGTLTCGRDVSIDVNCVFEGDVTLADNVSVGPNCVIRNASIGAGTRIDAFTHIEGGTTGANVVLGPYARLRPGAVLGDEAHVGNFVEVKNAVFGRGSKANHLSYIGDSDIGARVNIGAGTITCNYDGANKFRTVIEDDVFIGSDTQLVAPVRVGRGASIAAGTTVWKDVAEDQLVLNEKTQVSKSGYVRPTKKKA
- a CDS encoding retroviral-like aspartic protease family protein; the encoded protein is MPKADVLNESKKLVFTALGALFFGAVLFSTDSVAQLTPVPMYLPGGVVRVYAPLQSRFRRPPSAELPLPTFPGDPTPSSALYPGQPTPWHRQSTEDDPDQVLPVGAQATQPAQSAQASSACQLKLEATLPMTKVLSHYTVPVDIDGHSYPMMVDSGAERTSLEPGIADSLHLAEDSDHASETKGVGGSVGYEYPRIIPSLKLGSSEWIDLRVLAVSSGAVAPEAQASSPVGILGANVLSRYDVEFDFPGRTLSLYTASGCIGRFAPWQGDYQAYSADKTRGNRFILNVALNGHPLRAYVDTGTDLSLVTTAAADLAGVDSVALAHDPQSSGSGFGGMRIGTYRHKFSMTIGMVNYPNAPLTVVNTSFQDAGMLLGTDFMRNRRVWLSYSTGWVFMQTVGDESDPAKEPGGAGLSFKHSFHVPRNNGAARLVAAGVPQS
- the ttcA gene encoding tRNA 2-thiocytidine(32) synthetase TtcA is translated as MREPMTRREQKQAYENNKLFKRLARQVGEAVTDYNMIEDGDKVMVCLSGGKDSYAMLELLMRLRERAPINFDIVAVNLDQKQPGFPEHVLPEYLSKLDIPFHIENQDTYSIVKRLVPEGKTTCSLCSRLRRGILYRVAGELGATKIALGHHRDDILQTLLLNMFYGGKLKGMPPKLQSDDGKNIVIRPLAYVKERDLEKFAELREFPIIPCNLCGSQPNLKRAEMKALIRDWEKRFPGRVENMFNALGHVVPSHLMDHGLFPFAGLRTTGVADPAGDIAFDEDPCSTEAPSQTISIVQFDDI
- a CDS encoding dihydroneopterin aldolase — translated: MLAALSHPRLADCRRLFLRNYEVRINIGVHDFEKQGEQRVVINVELFVPLALSTPTEDKLREVVDYDFMRSTIAKRVGKGHIHLQETLCDDVAAALLEHPNVRAVVVSTEKPDVYPDCDAVGVEVFRIKEVTA
- a CDS encoding SDR family oxidoreductase, with the translated sequence MSVSSSTSPDSSTPKARVVLITGAAKRIGRGLALGFAARGWDVAVHFGGSEGEAQEVVQSIRALGRRAVALHADLGVESDVVRLVPACIDAFGGLHCVVNNASSFVEDTARDFSYPRLLEMMAINVGAPLALARALYDATPDAAVDDETQRGCVINVLDQKLYNMNPDYLSYTLTKAALENATVALAQALAPKLRVVGLAPGLTLQSAGQTASEFEAAHKVTPLGRASRVEDVVAAACYLADAAGVTGTTLVVDGGQHLVPSPRDIMFLTTGRAPGGGV
- a CDS encoding class I SAM-dependent methyltransferase translates to MNPKAHESDSLPAPGPDALAQSELLTERIRAEIALAGGWLPFSRYMELALYAPGLGYYSGGSMKFGKRGDDGSDFVTAPEMSPLFSATLARPVAQALRDSGTRNLMEFGAGTGKLAAGLLNALQALDVPFDSYAIVDLSGELQQRQRATIKADAPELASKVNWLSALPEHFEGVVIGNEVLDAMPVRLVVRKLGVWHERGVSWTNNRFTFDDKPLLAALDDPLLAEIDATIDEVNDEPFAEYLSETHEAALAFTRTICTMLTRGAAFFIDYGFPRREFYHAQRAQGTLMCHYRHRAHGDPFLYPGLQDITAHVEFSGIAEAGTEAGADLLGFTSQARFLMNAGITDALEDLDPSDVRRFLPAANAVQKLLSEAEMGELFKVIAFSRGIDDTLAAFSSGDRSHTL
- a CDS encoding DUF2905 domain-containing protein, with the translated sequence MIRWVLTTFIALSILSGCLPWMKKLGIGRLPGDFTLRLFGREYPFPFMSTILLSLVLSLLARAL
- a CDS encoding multifunctional CCA addition/repair protein, with translation MNIYAVGGAIRDDMLGLPVQDRDYVVVGATPEQMTAQGFKPVGKDFPVFLHPQTHEEYALARTERKTSAGYHGFQFFYAPDVTLEEDLARRDLTVNAMAREVRPDGELTGPVIDPFNGRADVQAHVFRHVGDAFIEDPVRILRIARFAARFADFTIADETLALMKRMVADGEVDALVPERVWQEVSRGLMEKTPSRMFDVLRECGALVRILPEVDSLWGVPQRADYHPEVDTGVHVMMVVDYAAAHGYALPVRFAALTHDLGKATTPDDILPRHIGHEGRSVDLLKPLCERLRVPNECRDLALLVAREHGNIHRVMEFGAAALVRLFERCDALRKPARFAEALQACVSDARGRLGLSQQPYPQAERLREALVAARSVDAGAVAQQYANEPGKIKDAVHAARVAAVDAVL
- a CDS encoding glutathione S-transferase family protein; amino-acid sequence: MKLVIGDKNVSSWSMRPWLVLKHFGIPFEEIMIRLARPDSSANILAHSPSGKVPCLVTDAGDAVWESAAIMETLAELFPQHAMWPRDASARAHARSISAEMHAGFADLREQMSMNIQRQDFGVELSAGALANVKRIDLIWRDCLKAHGGPFLFGKEFGIADAMFAPVVMRFNSYAPKLSETALAYAARITALPEVAEWIEGARNER
- a CDS encoding complex I NDUFA9 subunit family protein, translating into MRHQTIALIGGSGFIGSHLVNALVELGKNVRIATRRRENAAHLTLLPVDVIETNVYDPVQLAAFVSQADAVINLVGILQGKRGDPYGPQFAKAHVELPNKIVAACQGKGVRRLIHMSALGADPKGPSMYLRSKGDGEKAVRESNLATTIFRPSVVFGPEDNFLNQFAFLERIFPVIPLACSQAKFQPIFVGDVAKAFANVLDLDAAAGRVYELAGPTVYTLEELVRFSGAAIGKNARIIRLPDSLGRLQAMSLELAPGEPMMSRDNLDSMKTPNIASGPMAPELGIEPASIEAIAPMYLTGSSSRSRFNTFRASAGR
- a CDS encoding lytic transglycosylase domain-containing protein, which translates into the protein MSKCLKRVYLAAATALAAITLFGCGTASAVRPTADYSLSSDDRIFIQLREAARSNDVGRAMQLAAQIPNYPAPGYVDYFTIKPQLFDSQGHARVDAPDEPVLAFLQRYDGQAIADRMRNDYLTVLGARHDWRNFLDQYSRFVLNDDTQVKCYALEARASRGENVADAARALLVDPKWYGDGCVDLINALAVSQQFTSDDVWQQIRLAYEQNYTNTASKIADALGQQRPDQSVFDSAANTPPLYLARGIGRDTSSHQLALVAITRMARNDPAMAAASFSSVAPALTPSERAVGWGTIGFQAAAKRMPSAVDWYRLSVNAQLSNPAYEWRTRSALLAGDWTMVRWSIEQMPPTLRNQPAWIYWHARSLKQAGDTATANQEFTSIADQFNFYGQLASEELGQKITVPPRTEVTAAEIAQASAVPGFALSQKFYAMNLRLEGNREWNWPLRTMTDRQLIAAAQYAKSIELFDRAVNTADKTKTEHDFSLRYLAPYRDVVERESKNTGLDVEWAYGLIRQESRFIINAKSEVGAGGLMQLMPGTAQLVAKKIGMGPISREQMNDLDTNILLGTNYLAMVYNQFDDSAVLATAGYNAGPGRPTQWRSTLSAPVEGAIFAETIPFNETRDYVKNVLSNTVYYAALFEGRPQSLKARLGYIAP